The following are encoded together in the Culex pipiens pallens isolate TS chromosome 1, TS_CPP_V2, whole genome shotgun sequence genome:
- the LOC120431579 gene encoding uncharacterized protein LOC120431579 yields MDHVYISDPCSLKEDEMEYEFCLRATPVRGGLRERQQNLRALLQKPEDPVEVHFSTYSLAEDLVKIPRQLKEMERCLDANRDDDCYSRLVHYHKRLRRYSPETEEHLQQRKALLDSIERLSRRYYNIDLAHVCRQVPLMRIHTVHSNLATATPGQLVQELVDLTTDFEEGAVGGILDDRPTRASSVSSATTHRTLQPSLNPYTGTKPKASRDLLAAPVPAPRGQSSYNQWLSGFSPAATKQSELGRPMSNPQRWEQSAAAGVDNSTLAISEDPRRKAPPLGDFARTLFGPTSGSAHPLPPQQQPQSGNMGRSAATSSPTPTIQNEPADERDMNEFIHASDVQNYIRACLEHMMRQQANGTPVPPEAVDDLAEQVAKVDLRRDSEMLRISQEQPPARRVPSPPFQLSARETSGKPEMRSMSRGEELFELPEENQVHAESRRRRESNLAPRPSWDVHQGFPDVQAIQGDRYRRLPHQQCNIIEKWPKFTGGTNSVPVVDFLRQINIMCESYHISKQDLRMHAHLLFREGAAVWYTTYHDRFDSWETLETYLRLRYDNPNRDLITRDLLDKRKQRPNEPFGEYLEEIERLAQRLTRKMSHAELYYLVTKNMKMSYKRSLVLATIQSLDHLSQLCYKLDALDGLGGLQKASVYQVDLEEGAAEVEDELLNADVCAVHGRFKKLADSAGENRKPMCWNCRQTGHMWRECDQKKVYFCHVCGHTGTTAFQCPNGHQLRTRSDEDEKNE; encoded by the coding sequence ATGGATCACGTTTACATCAGTGACCCATGCAGCCTCAAAGAGGATGAAATGGAGTATGAATTTTGCCTACGTGCCACACCTGTTCGTGGTGGATTACGCGAGCGCCAGCAGAATTTGCGCGCTTTGCTGCAAAAACCCGAGGATCCGGTAGAAGTACATTTTTCGACGTATTCGCTAGCGGAGGACTTGGTTAAGATCCCGAGACAGCTGAAGGAAATGGAGCGTTGTCTGGATGCTAATCGTGATGATGATTGCTACTCTCGACTGGTTCACTATCACAAGCGACTTCGACGATACTCGCCGGAAACGGAAGAACATCTGCAGCAGCGGAAGGCGTTATTGGACAGCATCGAGCGGCTCTCAAGAAGGTACTACAACATTGATTTAGCCCATGTCTGCCGACAGGTTCCCCTGATGCGAATCCATACGGTGCATTCGAATTTGGCCACAGCGACTCCGGGACAGTTGGTCCAGGAGTTAGTGGATCTGACGACGGATTTCGAGGAAGGAGCAGTTGGCGGAATTCTTGACGATCGTCCTACGCGCGCGTCGTCCGTGTCGTCCGCAACGACTCACAGGACGCTGCAGCCTTCGCTTAATCCGTATACTGGGACCAAACCTAAAGCCTCTCGTGATCTGCTGGCTGCCCCAGTACCGGCCCCTAGGGGTCAATCGAGCTATAACCAATGGCTGTCCGGATTTTCCCCAGCGGCAACGAAGCAGTCTGAGTTGGGAAGACCGATGTCGAATCCGCAGCGATGGGAGCAATCGGCCGCCGCTGGCGTGGACAACTCGACGCTTGCCATATCGGAGGATCCAAGGCGAAAGGCGCCACCCCTCGGTGACTTTGCGCGAACCCTGTTTGGACCGACGTCTGGGAGTGCGCATCCACTTCCGCCGCAGCAGCAGCCTCAATCAGGGAACATGGGCCGTTCAGCAGCTACATCGTCTCCAACGCCGACAATTCAAAATGAACCTGCCGATGAAAGGGATATGAATGAGTTTATTCATGCTTCCGATGTGCAAAATTACATTCGTGCGTGTCTGGAACATATGATGAGGCAGCAAGCCAATGGCACACCGGTCCCTCCAGAAGCCGTAGATGATTTGGCCGAACAAGTGGCCAAGGTTGATTTGCGTCGAGATTCGGAGATGTTACGGATTTCGCAGGAGCAACCCCCAGCGAGGCGTGTACCCTCACCTCCTTTCCAGTTGTCCGCTCGAGAAACTTCAGGGAAGCCTGAAATGAGAAGCATGTCACGTGGAGAAGAATTATTTGAACTGCCAGAGGAAAACCAAGTTCATGCCGAGTCACGGCGCCGTCGAGAGTCTAATCTCGCCCCAAGACCGTCTTGGGATGTGCACCAAGGGTTTCCGGATGTCCAAGCGATACAAGGTGACAGATATCGACGACTACCGCACCAGCAGTGcaacataattgaaaaatggCCGAAATTCACCGGCGGTACGAATTCCGTTCCCGTGGTAGATTTTTTGCGCCAGATCAACATTATGTGCGAGTCCTACCACATCAGTAAACAAGATCTACGAATGCACGCCCATTTGTTGTTCCGCGAGGGTGCGGCGGTGTGGTATACCACCTACCATGACCGATTCGACAGTTGGGAGACTTTGGAAACATACCTCCGGTTGCGCTACGACAATCCTAACCGGGATCTCATTACTCGTGACCTGTTGGACAAACGTAAACAACGTCCCAATGAACCGTTCGGTGAATATCTCGAAGAGATTGAGAGATTGGCACAACGCCTCACTCGTAAAATGTCTCATGCGGAGCTGTACTATCTGGTCACCAAAAATATGAAGATGAGTTACAAGCGTAGTTTGGTCTTGGCCACCATTCAGTCGCTTGACCATCTGTCCCAGCTGTGTTACAAGCTCGATGCGCTCGACGGCCTCGGAGGTCTACAAAAAGCTTCCGTTTACCAAGTGGACTTGGAAGAAGGAGCTGCAGAGGTTGAGGATGAGTTGTTGAACGCCGATGTGTGCGCGGTTCATGGTCGTTTCAAGAAGCTTGCGGACTCTGCAGGGGAGAACAGGAAGCCGATGTGCTGGAATTGTCGCCAGACGGGACACATGTGGAGGGAGTGCGACCAGAAAAAGGTGTACTTTTGCCACGTGTGTGGACACACGGGTACGACCGCGTTCCAGTGCCCCAATGGACATCAACTCCGAACTCGGTCGGATGAGGATGAAAAAAACGAGTAA